Proteins encoded in a region of the Teredinibacter purpureus genome:
- a CDS encoding S41 family peptidase, with protein MLRQCPFFAAVLLSFITLPIFAEQATPDETAPIDDTISVLPLEDLRVFTKAYDHIRNAYIDEIDDRTLLEYAIRGMLEQLDPHSAFLDESSFDDLQVHTKGEFGGLGIEVGMENGFVKVISPIDDTPAANGGVEAGDLIIKLDNLTVKGLTLNQAVDKMRGERGSEIILTIVREGVDQPFNITLERDIIKVRSVRSEIIEDDFGYIRIAQFQANTALDLEDEYQKLIEENSNLRGLVLDLRNNPGGVLQASVGVADLFLDSGMVVYTEGRLPDSNTEYKATPGDATNGTPLIVLINDGSASASEIVAGALQDHRRALVLGTRSFGKGSVQTVIPITDDRGVKITTARYYTPNGRSIQAQGIDPDIKVERVRVTAVKPRIAIKEADLSGHLKNTDGDEVSSLDDQVETELHNEDSQLYEALNILKGLDLFRRASTPAAEEH; from the coding sequence GTGCTACGCCAATGTCCATTTTTTGCCGCTGTGTTACTCAGCTTCATCACCTTGCCCATTTTCGCAGAACAAGCCACGCCCGACGAAACAGCGCCTATCGACGATACCATCAGTGTTTTACCGCTTGAAGATCTTCGCGTATTCACCAAAGCTTACGATCATATTCGTAATGCCTATATCGACGAAATTGATGATCGCACCCTTCTTGAGTACGCCATTCGCGGTATGCTTGAGCAACTAGACCCTCATTCAGCGTTCTTAGATGAGTCGTCCTTCGACGATTTACAAGTGCACACTAAAGGAGAGTTTGGCGGCCTTGGTATTGAAGTGGGCATGGAAAATGGCTTTGTTAAAGTTATCTCACCTATTGACGATACCCCTGCAGCCAACGGTGGCGTTGAAGCCGGCGACCTCATTATTAAACTAGACAACCTCACCGTAAAAGGCTTAACCCTCAATCAAGCCGTCGACAAAATGCGCGGCGAAAGAGGTAGTGAAATCATTCTAACCATCGTGCGAGAAGGTGTAGATCAACCATTCAATATCACCTTAGAGCGCGACATTATCAAAGTTCGCAGTGTCCGCTCAGAAATTATTGAAGACGATTTCGGCTATATCCGCATTGCTCAGTTTCAGGCCAATACTGCCCTCGACCTTGAGGACGAATATCAAAAGCTCATTGAAGAAAACAGTAACCTACGCGGCCTGGTGCTCGACTTACGAAACAACCCCGGTGGCGTTCTGCAAGCCTCAGTAGGTGTGGCAGATTTATTTCTCGATAGCGGAATGGTGGTGTATACAGAAGGCCGACTGCCAGATTCCAATACTGAATATAAAGCAACACCCGGTGACGCGACTAACGGTACACCCTTAATCGTGCTCATTAACGACGGCTCAGCCTCCGCCTCCGAAATTGTCGCAGGCGCTTTACAAGATCACCGTCGCGCGCTCGTGTTAGGTACTCGTAGCTTTGGCAAAGGATCAGTACAAACGGTTATCCCCATTACCGATGACCGCGGCGTTAAAATTACAACCGCCCGCTACTACACCCCAAATGGGCGCTCCATACAAGCGCAAGGCATAGACCCCGATATCAAAGTTGAGCGCGTAAGGGTAACGGCGGTAAAACCCCGCATTGCAATTAAAGAGGCTGACTTGAGCGGCCATTTAAAAAATACTGATGGCGATGAAGTCAGCTCACTAGATGATCAGGTGGAAACGGAACTGCATAACGAAGACAGCCAACTCTACGAAGCGCTGAATATACTCAAAGGTCTCGATCTCTTTCGACGAGCGTCTACACCGGCTGCTGAAGAACACTAG